A DNA window from Hordeum vulgare subsp. vulgare chromosome 1H, MorexV3_pseudomolecules_assembly, whole genome shotgun sequence contains the following coding sequences:
- the LOC123441818 gene encoding nodulation protein H-like — MVLQAKMIVYSSKSSKGTLFPLRSMLVFFIALFGFYVCYFSFTQIALENEEEEEMNGAEERTNVLCKRPSEIPYEQMQYVHFPRPMSYDRGECACTPVRFFIIVSMQRSGSGWFETLLNSHPNVSSNGEIFSVRERREDIASILWTLDKLYDLDWRTSAAKNECTAAFGLKWMLNQGLMDYPDEIVDYLKKKGVMVIFLFRRNTLRRLVSVLANDHDKKTKQLNGTHKAHVHSQEEAEILARFKPDVDVSSLIPSMRSAEQSMDACLRRFRATRHMVLYYEDVIRNDNVLSRVQEFLGLPVRRLSSRHVKIHTSPLPDLVDNWEDVKHTLKPTEFARFLDG, encoded by the exons ATGGTATTGCAAGCAAAAATG ATCGTGTACTCATCTAAAAGCTCAAAGGGAACGTTGTTTCCTCTACGATCAATGCTTGTCTTCTTCATTGCACTATTTGGTTTCTATGTCTGCTACTTCTCCTTCACTCAAATAGCCttagaaaatgaagaagaagaagaaatgaacggAGCAGAAGAACGAACAAACGTTCTATGCAAAAGACCTTCAGAAATTCCATATGAGCAGATGCAGTATGTGCACTTTCCAAGACCTATGAGCTATGACAG GGGAGAGTGCGCATGCACTCCGGTCCGTTTCTTCATCATTGTATCTATGCAAAGATCAGGCAGCGGGTGGTTTGAGACTTTGCTCAACAGCCACCCCAATGTCAGCTCAAATGGTGAAATCTTCTCGGTGAGGGAGCGCAGAGAGGATATCGCGTCGATCTTGTGGACTCTTGATAAACTGTATGATTTGGATTGGCGCACCAGCGCAGCAAAAAATGAATGCACGGCTGCATTTGGATTGAAGTGGATGCTAAATCAG GGCCTTATGGATTATCCTGATGAGATTGTGGATTATTTGAAAAAGAAGGGTGTGATGGTGATATTTCTCTTCAGGAGAAATACATTAAGGAGGCTTGTCTCTGTGTTGGCTAATGACCATGACAAAAAAACGAAGCAGTTGAACGGCACCCACAAAGCGCATGTTCACTCACAAGAGGAG GCTGAGATCCTAGCGAGGTTCAAACCGGATGTGGACGTGTCATCTCTGATCCCAAGCATGAGAAGCGCGGAGCAGTCCATGGACGCCTGCCTGCGCCGCTTCCGCGCCACGCGCCACATGGTCCTCTACTACGAGGACGTAATCCGCAATGACAAT GTGCTTTCTCGGGTGCAGGAGTTCCTGGGACTCCCGGTGAGGAGGTTGTCCAGCAGGCACGTCAAGATCCACACCAGCCCACTCCCGGACCTGGTGGACAACTGGGAGGACGTGAAGCACACGCTCAAGCCCACAGAGTTTGCTCGTTTCCTTGACGGCTGA
- the LOC123399892 gene encoding sialyltransferase-like protein 4, with translation LLLSALQNYTEYVGAKSTFRLLNRGSAKALDKVVELDETKKEALIVKTTIHDIMNQMIRELPITNPVYLMLGTSFGSSAKGTGLKALEFALSNSNIF, from the exons CTTCTTCTTTCTGCATTGCAGAACTACACGGAATATGTTGGTGCAAAGAGTACATTTCGCCTTCTTAATAGAGGATCTGCAAAGGCACTGGATAAAGTTGTTGAGTTAGATG AAACAAAAAAGGAGGCATTGATCGTTAAGACAACAATACATGATATCATGAACCAGATGATTCGG GAACTTCCAATAACCAATCCAGTATACCTCATGCTAGGCACATCATTTGGTTCCTCTGCTAAAGGAACTGGGCTTAAAGCTCTTGAATTTGCTCTctcta attcaaatatATTTTGA
- the LOC123412601 gene encoding GDSL esterase/lipase At5g45910-like, protein MALALGRRLHLLMVLLLAGTCVAPPPPQFSPSEATVDGVMAIYNFGDSISDTGSLLREGDTGMLRYTTRLPYGVTIGRPTGRCSDGFLMIDVLAKDLGLPLLNPYLDRRADFTHGVNFAVAGATALSTTALANRGISVPHTNSSLGVQLGWFKQFMSSTTNSPRDIRKKLASSLVMLGEIGGNDYNYVFLQPRRTSDRYDPISNATRSAESLARALSLVPEVVQTIAGAAKEVLDMGATRVVIPGNFPIGCMPSYLSAATASNPASLRDSYGCLVSFNLLARAHNERLQRAVAELRRSYPDATVAYADYFAAYLEILGHAPRFGFEGGAALRRACCGAGGGAYNFESNRLCGAPGTTACADPSGRPSWDGIHLTQHGYRIMAELLYRRGLACPVAVKLPGQKPCPPVS, encoded by the exons ATGGCTCTTGCTCTAGGACGCCGCCTGCACCTACTCATGGTGCTGCTCCTGGCGGGCACCTGCgttgcaccgccgccgccgcagttCTCACCTTCGGAGGCAACGGTAGACGGCGTTATGGCCATCTACAACTTCGGGGACTCCATCTCGGACACGGGGAGCCTCCTCCGGGAAGGCGACACCGGAATGCTGCGTTACACCACGCGTCTTCCCTACGGCGTCACCATCGGCCGCCCCACCGGCCGTTGCTCCGACGGCTTCCTCATGATCGACGTCCTTG CTAAAGATCTCGGCCTCCCGCTGCTCAACCCGTACCTCGACAGGCGCGCGGATTTCACGCACGGCGTCAACTTCGCGGTCGCCGGAGCCACCGCGCTCAGCACGACCGCACTGGCCAACAGGGGGATCAGCGTCCCCCACACCAACAGCTCCCTTGGAGTTCAGCTCGGATGGTTCAAGCAGTTCATGAGCTCCACAACTAACTCCCCTCGAG ATATACGTAAAAAACTAGCGAGTTCACTGGTGATGCTGGGGGAGATCGGCGGGAACGACTACAACTACGTCTTCCTGCAGCCCCGGCGGACGAGCGACAGATACGACCCGATCAGCAATGCCACCCGCAGCGCGGAGAGCTTGGCGCGCGCCCTCTCGCTCGTACCGGAGGTCGTGCAAACCATAGCGGGCGCAGCCAAGGAGGTGCTGGACATGGGCGCCACGAGAGTGGTGATCCCGGGCAACTTCCCCATCGGGTGCATGCCGAGCTACCTGAGCGCGGCGACGGCGTCGAACCCCGCATCGCTGCGCGACAGCTACGGCTGCCTCGTCTCCTTCAACCTCCTGGCGCGCGCGCACAACGAGCGCCTGCAGCGCGCCGTCGCGGAGCTGCGGCGGTCGTACCCGGACGCCACGGTGGCCTACGCCGACTACTTCGCCGCCTACCTCGAGATCCTCGGCCACGCGCCGCGGTTCGGCTTCGAGGGCGGCGCGGCCCTGCGGAGGGCGTGCTGCGGCGCGGGTGGCGGCGCGTACAACTTCGAGAGTAACAGGCTGTGCGGCGCGCCGGGGACGACGGCGTGCGCCGACCCGAGCGGGCGTCCCAGCTGGGACGGCATCCACCTGACGCAGCATGGTTACCGCATCATGGCCGAGCTGCTGTATCGCCGAGGGCTCGCGTGCCCGGTTGCCGTGAAACTCCCAGGCCAGAAGCCTTGCCCGCCCGTGAGTTAA